A stretch of the Melanotaenia boesemani isolate fMelBoe1 chromosome 24, fMelBoe1.pri, whole genome shotgun sequence genome encodes the following:
- the LOC121635782 gene encoding glutaminase kidney isoform, mitochondrial-like isoform X2 has protein sequence MTLQGASNAEKFDYVMNFMNKLAGNEYVGFSNATFQSERESGDRNFAIGYYLKEKKCFPEGTDMTSILDFYFQLCSIEVTCESASVMAATLANGGFCPITGERVLSPEAVRNTLSLMHSCGMYDFSGQFAFHVGLPAKSGVAGGILLVVPNVMGIMCWSPPLDKLGNSVRGIQFCTDLVSLCNFHNYDNLRHFAKKLDPRREGGDQRVKSVINLLFAAYTGDVSALRRFALSSMDMEQRDYDSRTALHVAAAEGHAEVVRFLLEACKVNPVPRDRWGNTPMDEAVHFGHHDVVTILRDYHNQYSPQDSSPDKQSAETNLDGML, from the exons ATGACGTTG CAAGGGGCCAGCAACGCTGAGAAATTTGATTAC GTGATGAACTTCATGAACAAACTGGCAGGGAACGAGTATGTGGGCTTCAGCAACGCCAC CTTCCAGTCTGAGCGCGAGTCTGGAGACAGAAACTTTGCCATCGGCTACTATCTGAAGGAGAAGAAG TGTTTTCCAGAGGGGACTGACATGACCTCCATCCTGGACTTTTACTTCCAG CTCTGCTCCATCGAGGTCACCTGTGAGAGTGCCAGCGTAATGGCGGCGACGCTCGCCAACGGAGGCTTCTGTCCAATCACAGGAGAGCGTGTTCTGAGCCCTGAGGCGGTGCGAAACACTCTGAGTCTGATGCATTCCTGCGGCATGTATGATTTCTCCGGACAGTTTGCTTTCCAC GTGGGTCTGCCGGCTAAATCCGGAGTAGCCGGTGGGATTCTGCTGGTTGTTCCCAACGTGATGGGCATCATGTGTTGGTCTCCTCCGCTGGACAAGCTGGGCAACAGCGTGAGAGGCATCCAGTTCTGCACG gaCCTGGTTTCTCTGTGTAACTTCCACAACTACGACAATCTGAGGCACTTTGCTAAGAAACTGGATCCTCGTAGGGAGGGGGGAGACCAGAGG GTGAAGTCGGTCATCAACCTGCTGTTTGCAGCGTACACTGGAGACGTGTCGGCTCTGAGGAG GTTTGCGCTGTCCTCCATGGACATGGAGCAGAGGGACTACGACTCCAGGACGGCGCTCCACGTTGCAGCTGCTGAAG GACACGCGGAGGTGGTTCGATTCCTGCTGGAGGCCTGTAAAGTCAACCCGGTACCCAGAGACag GTGGGGGAACACGCCGATGGACGAGGCCGTGCACTTTGGCCACCACGACGTGGTGACCATCCTCCGGGATTACCACAACCAGTACAGCCCCCAGGACAGCAGCCCTGACAAGCAGAGCGCAGAGACCAACCTGGACGGCATGCTGTGA